In the Sandaracinus amylolyticus genome, CGGCGGGCCGAGCACGTGGGTCGCCTGCTCGGTCGCGCCGATGCGGAAGCTCGCCTCCTCGCGCATCGGATCGAAGCGCTCGCCGCTCAGCAGACGATCGAGCCGCGGCAGCATCAGCGAGAGCTCGGCCGCGAGGCGCTGTCCCTTGGGCGTCGTCTCGTAGCCCGCGGGCGTGCGCACCAAGAGGTCGTCGTCGAACGTGTCGCGCAGGCGCTGGAGCGCGCGGCTGACCGCGGGCTGGCTGATGAAGAGCCGCGCCGCGGTGCGCGAGACGCTGCGCTCTTCCGCGAGCACCGCGAACACGACGAGCAGGTTCAGGTCCGCCTGGCGAAGTTGCGTCACGCGCATATTCGACTTCCGCATTATGCATTGGGCGCATACACGCCGCGACGTCATCGTCTCTTCGTCGGCAGCACCAGCGCTGCCCGGAGCAGAGGAGAGCGCGATGAGATCGGCCATCGTCACCGGCGCGTCCCGCGGGATCGGGCGCGCGATCGCGAAGCGGCTCGCGTCGGACGGATACGGGATCGCGGTGGGCTACGGAGGCGGCGCCGACGAGGCGCGCGCCGTGGTCAAGGAGATCGAGGCAGCGGGCGGTCGTGCGATCGCGATCGGTGCCGACGTCGCGAGCGCGCCCGACGTCGAGCGGCTGTACCGCGAGACCACCGCTGCGTTCGGCGGGGTCGACGTGGTGGTGCACAGCGCGGGCATCATGCCGCTCTCGCCGATCGCGGCGGGCGACGTCGAGCTCTTCGATCGCGTCGTCCGCGTGAACCTGCGCGGCGCGTTCCTCGTGATGAGCGAGGCCGCGAAGCACGTGTCGACGGGCGGGCGCATCATCGCGCTCTCGACGAGCGTGATCGCGAAGTCGCTGCCGACGTACGGCGCGTACATCGCGTCCAAGGCGGGCGTCGAGGGCCTCGTGCACGTGCTCGCGAACGAGCTGCGGGGGCGCGAGATCTCGGTGAACGCGGTCGCGCCGGGCCCGGTCGGGACCGATCTGTTCCTGCGCGGCAAGAGCGACGCGCAGATCGACGCGCTGCGGAAGATGGCGCCGCTCGAGCGGCTCGGACGGCCCGAGGACATCGCGGACGTCGTGTCGTTCCTCGCGGGGCCGCAGGGCGGATGGGTCAACGCGCAGGTCGTGCGCGCCAACGGTGGATTCGCGTGAGCGGAGTGGAGGCAGCCATGAGCCAGAACGTCGTTCTCATCACCGGTGCATCGAGTGGGTTCGGAGCGCTCGCGGCGCGCGCGCTCGCGCGTGCGGGGCACGTCGTCTACGCGAGCATGCGCGAGACCACGGGGCGCAACGCGCCGCAGGTCGAGGCGGCGCGCGCGTACTCGGCGGAGCACCACGTCGAGCTGCGCGCGCTCGAGCTCGACGTCGCGTCGCAGCCCTCGGTCGACGCGGCGATCGCGAAGATCGTCGCGGAGAGCGGGCGCATCGACGTCGTGATCCACAACGCGGGTCACATGGTGTTCGGGCCCGCGGAGGCGTTCACGCCGGAGCAGCTCGCGGAGCTCTACGACGTGAACGTGCTGGGCACGCAACGGGTGAACCGCGCCGCGCTGCCGGTGCTGCGCGGGCAGCGGCGCGGGCTCGTGCTCTGGGTCGGGAGCAGCAGCACGCGCGGCGGCACGCCGCCCTATCTCGCGCCCTACTTCGCGGCGAAGGCGGCGATGGACGCGCTCGCGGTGAGCTACGCGGGCGAGCTCGCGCGGTGGGGCATCGAGACGACGATCCTCGTGCCCGGCGCGTTCACCAAGGGCACGAACCACTTCGCGCATGCGGGCGCGCCCGCGGACCAGGCCCGCGCGGCCGAGTACGCGAGCGGGCCCGATGCGTCGCTCGCCGAGCAGATCCAGCGCGGCCTCGCGGCGAGCGAGCCGCCCGACGCCGACGTCGCATCGGTCGCCGAGGCGATCGTGCAGATCGTCGATGCGCCGGCGGGGGCGCGTCCGTTCCGCGTGCACGTCGATCCCGCGAGCGATGGTGCGGAGGTCGTGAACGCGGTCGCGGATCGGGTGCGCGCCGAGTTCCTCCGGCGCATCGGGCTGGGCGATCTGCTCGAATCTAGGGCGTAGCGCGGATCGCGAGCTCGCCGCGCGATGCGAGCACCTCGAGCACCGGCGTGATCTCGCCGAAGGGCACGCTGGGCGCGGCGGACACCGCGAAGAGCGGGCGCTCGTCGAGCACCAGCGATGTCGTGGTGCGCGCGACGTCGAGGCAGCGCACGAGCGCGTCGACGTCGACGTGATGATCGCGCGCCGGGATCGTCGGCGGCGCCGAGGGCTGGGTCGTGTCGCACGAGGGCGCGAGCGGCTGGTCGCGCAGCGTGATGCGCACCTCGAGCGACGGCGTGATCGTGATCGCGGGCCACGCGGGCTCGAGCGAGTCGCTCGGCTCCGGGGCGACCTCACCGGCGAGCGCGGCCGCGACCTCGCGCTCGATGCCCGCGCGCCGCCCGCGATGCGATGGCGGCAGCGCGAGCACCACCTCGCGCTCGCCCTCGAGCAGCACGACGCGCGGCTCGGTCCAGCCCTCGCGCCCCGCGCTCCACATCGCCTGCGACACGCGCCGCCACGACACCTCGGGGGCGGCCCGCAGCGCGTACGCGATCGGGATTCCCGCGCCCTCGGCGCGCGCGTCTTCGATGCGGCGTGCCCGCACCATGATCTCGGAGAGCGCGGGCACCTCGAGCGCTTCGCTCGAAGCGGGCACGTCGACGGCGATCTCCGCGTCGGGCACCCGCGCGCGATCGCCCTCGGGCCACGTCGCGATCAGCGCGCGATTGTCGACGGTGAACCCGTCCTCGCGCACGTCGACGCGCACCATCGGCGTGGCGGCGGGCAGATCGTCGCGGGTCGCGCGTGGCAGCGCGTCGCGCGGCGCTTCGATCGTCGGTGGGGCGGTGGGCGCGGGCTCGCAGGTGCACGCGCTCGCGATGCCGAGCATCGCGAGCGCGGCTGCGATCACTCGCACGCCGACCAGAGGCCCAGTCCCGCTGCCTGCGCCGCCGCGCTGTCCTCGGCGAGCACCGGCGCGTTCGACGAGTTCGGCTCGATCGTCAGCGTCTCGGCGAACCCACGCGAGACGAGCTGGCGGTTCCACATGTCCCCGGGGCCCGAGCCGACCCACGCGTACGCGAGGTCGCGACCGAAGTGGTCCTGACACTCGGCGTCGTAGGTCAGCCACACGTAGCGTCCGCGCAGCAGCTCGGTGAATGCCCACGCCTCGTTGCCGTAGCAGTCGGCGGGCGTGATCTCGCCGGTCTCCTCGTTGCGCTTCTCGGTCTCCGGCGTGTCCACGCCGATCAGGCGCACGCCGATCGACACGCTGTCCGACTCGCGCACCGCGTCGAAGGTGTCGCCGTCGCGGATGTTCGTGATCACGACGCGCTGCGGCGGCTGACACGGCGCGGGCGTCGCCGGCAGATCGCTCGCGTCGAGCTCGAGCACCCGCTGGTCCGAGAGCTGGATCGAGCCCTCGAAGAGATTGCCGACCTCGGGGTCGTACGTGCCGTCGTCCACCGGCTCGGGCTCGCCGAGACATCCGGCCAGCCCGAGCAGCAGCGCGATCGCGAGACAGGGTCTCAGCACCACATCCTCACTCTCGTCCGCTCAGAAGCGGAAGCGCGCCTCGAGGCGCAGCTCGCGCTCGAGCTCGGGCGCGTCCTCGTCCGACGGGTTCTCCTCGTTGTGCGCCTCGCGGTACATGAGCGCGAGGATCCCGGTGCTGCGGAAGAAGTACCAGTGGAGCGCGGCGCGCCACTGGAACGTGTCGAGCTGCTCGCGGTACGCCGGATCGCTCACCGGCTCCGAGCCCGCCGACCACGGCTGCACCTGCCACACGCCGCCGACGTCCGCCGCGAAGAAGAGCACGCGCGGGATGAGCAGCACGCCGAGCTGCACGTTGAACGCGCTCTGCACCGGGATGGTCTGGGGGTCGTCCATCACGAAGCGCGTGTAGTTCTCGACGCGCAGCGAGAAGTGCCAGACCTGCAGGAGCGAGAACGCGTTCGTCGCCGCGAAGCGCTCCGCCGGGCGCTGGTCGTACTTGCCGCCGACCGCGACGCCCCAGGTGAGCGGCACCGCGGTGTAGAGGAACGGCGAGTCGAAGCGATCGAAGAAGCCGATCAGGTTGAACTGGAACGCGCCGCCCGCGGCCCACGCGAAGTTGCGATCGTCGCTGCGGAAGAAGCGACCGCCGACGTTGCCGGTGAACTCACCCGCGCCCGCCGCGCCCCACGCGCGGAAGCGAATCACGCCGCGCTCGTCGATCGGACCACCGACCTCGAGGGCCGCGCCGTTCCCCTGCTCGAACGCGCGGTACATGTAGAACGGCGGATCGAGCAGCGGCTGGCGCGCCGCCGAGATGATCAGGCCCGGCGACAGACCGCCGAAGCCGCTGTTGATCGAGATGTAGTGGCCGAGATCCGAGATCGGGATCTGGAAGTTCGCGAACGTGAGGCGGACGCGATCCTCGGCGCGCACGTTGATGAGGAAGAACGAGTTCTCGATGAACGGGATCGGGCCGAGGGCACGCAGCTGCAGCAGCGTGAAGCCCGCCTCGGGCGTGTTCGTGATGCGCTCTTCGCTGCCCGACTGGTCGTAGTCCCAGCCGATGTTCGCGCCGACGCCGGCGACCACCGAGAAGCGCAGGCCGGGCGTGCCGTTGCACACCGTGACCTGGGGATCGAAGCGGCAGCCGAAGTCCGCGCAGTCGCTGCGACCGTCGAAGTCGTTGTCGATGCCGTCGCTGCAGAGCTCGTCGGTGCGCTCGCCGTTCGCGTCGCCGCCGCGGCCGATCAGATCCTCGACGCTCTGGCCCTCGCCGAGCTCGGGGAGATCCTCCTCGCTGCCCAGCGCCGCCGCACCGCTCGCGCTGCCGCTCGTCTGCGCGCCGCCGCGCCAGCTGCCCTGACACGCCGCGATCTGCGGGGTCTGGCAGTCGGCGTCCTCGCAGTCGACCATCTGGTCGCCGTCGTTGTCGATCCAGTCGCCACACGCCGCGCTGGTGCGCTCCTCGCCGCCGCCCGCGTGGCAGAGCTCGTTCTCGAAGCACTCCGCGTCGGCGCAGTCGACCAGGCCGTCGCCGTCGTCGTCGCGGCGATCGTTGCAGACCGTCTCGCTCGTGCTCGTCGGCGTGGGCGACGTCGCGGGAGTCGTCTCGGGCGAGCTCGGCGGCGGCGGCACCGGGGTCGCCTCGGTCGTCGTCGCGTCGTCCTGTGCGCGCGCGACGCTTGGCGGGCAGGCGATCGCGAGCGCGATCACGGGCAGGAGGAGCGCGGCCGCGCCGCGCAGTCGGAGGTGCTTCATCGGACCCTTGTCTTTCTGAGGAGCGAGCGGAGCGAGGAGTAAGTCAGCCGCAGACGCGCGAGCGACCGCCTGCGTCGACGCAGAGGTCACGGGTCAGCGGGTCGTAGTTGCAGTCCCAGTCGTCGCAGTCGACGAAGCCGTCGCCGTCGCCGTCGACGCCGTCCTCGCACGCATCGCGTGCCTGGGTGGAGGGATCCTGGAGGACGTAGCCGCCGCTCAGCTCGGGCAGCGGCTGCTCGAAGATCGCGCTCTCGCGGCAGGGCGCGCGGATCACCGCGCACACGGTGAGCGGCTCTTCGGGCCGCTCCTCGCTGGTCGCCGCGTAGCAGTGCGCCGGCGTCCCGTCGCCGAGCATGCAGCCCTGGCCCACGGTGCACGGCAGCGCGATCGTGAACGAGATGTCGACGACGTCGCGGCACGAGAAGTCCGAGCAGTCGCCGAACCCGTTGCCGTCGTTGTCGCGTCCGTCGCGGCAGCGATCGAAGCTGCGCTCGCCCTGGAGGCGGCACGCCGCGACGATCGCGCGATCGGTCGAGCGCGAGCACGAGTAGTCGCCGCAGTCCGCGAAGCCGTTGCCGTCGTTGTCGATGCCGTCGGTGCAGCGCGTGAGGTCGGTCTCCGCGCGGCTCGTGCAGTACTCGACCGCCTCGGGGCTCGCGCCGCGATCCGCCATCGTGCAGGAGAAGTCCGCGCAGTCGATGAAACGATCGCCCTCGTTGTCGACGCCGTCGCTGCACTCCTCGAGCGTCGTCTCGTCGGCCTGGGCGCAGAACTCCATGATCTCCGGCGCCCCACGCGAGCACCCGAAGTCGTTGCAGTCGACGAACCCGTTGCGGTCGTTGTCGACGCCGTCCATGCACCGCTCGAGGGTGTTCTCGAGCACGCTCGCGCAGAACTCGGCGATCGCGGGCTCGGTCGAGCGCGAGCAGCCGAAGTCGGCGCAGTCGATGAAGTTGTTAGCGTCGTTGTCGACGCCGTCCATGCAGCGATCGAGCGTGTTCTCCGGCCCGTTGCGGCCCTCGCAGTACAGGACGATGCGCATGTCGGTGCTGGTCGCGCACTGCTGGTCCGCGCAGTCGACCGCCATGTCGCCGTCGTTGTCGATCGCGTCGCTGCAGCGCGCGATCGTGTCCTCTCCGCCCTGGCACGCCGCGTTGGTGCGGCAGTCGGGGTCGCGGCAGTCGGTCGCGCCGTCCGCGTCGTCGTCCGCGCCGTTGCCGCAGTCGAGCTCGCCGCCGGTGCACACCGCCGCGCTCGCGCAGTCGGTGTCGTCGCAGTCGAAGAGGCCGTCGCCGTCGTCGTCGCGATCGTCGCCGCACTCGGTCTCGCGCTCGCACACCGTCACGAACGCGTTGTTGCGGCAGCCGTTGTCCGCGCAGTCCGCGAAGCCGTTGCCGTCGTCGTCGTAGCCGTTGCTGCAGAGCTCGTCGGTGAGCTCGATCGAGCAGCAGAGCTCGAGGATCCCCTGGCAGCTGCGATCACCGCAGTCGAACTGACCGTCGTCGTCGTTGTCGATGCGATCGCTGCACGAGACCGCGTCGTCCTCGGGCTCGATCGTCGGGACCTGGCGGATGATCTCGTCGCACCACCCGCGCATGATGCAGTCCTCGTCGAGGCAGTCGACGAGGCGATCGAAGTCGTCGTCGTGCCCGTTCTGGCACGTCTCTTCGTCGGTCTCGTAGCCGAGCGGCGGGCCCTCGGGGACCAGGTTCGGGTCGAAGCAGCCGGGCAGCAGCGTGGCGGTCAGCGCGAGCAGGGCCGCGATCGACGCACGAGAACGTTGGAGGTCCAAGCGATTCACTTTTCAGCAGAGGCCGCGCGAACGGCGGTGTCAGTGGGATGCGTGCGACCAGCGCGTGCCGTCGGGCGCGGTGCCGTGACCGCGGAGGCAGGACGCGCGCTCGCGGCCGTACCAGCGGCCGAAGGGAACGGCGATCATGCAGGAGCCCTGCTCGGTGCGCGTGGTGCCGAGCTGTCCCGACGCGCGCTCCGAGGCCAGGCGCGCGCGCAGCGGCTCGGCGAGCGCGGGCGGGGTGTACGCGGGGAGCTCTCCGAGGCGCGCGTAGCGGCGCACCATCTCGAGCAGCTGGTAGTTCGGGACGTCGGCGGCGAGCGTCGCGAGCGTCGCGTCCTCGCGCACCCGGCGGGCACCGGCCTCGACCGCGCTCTCGTCGGCGCGGATCTCGTCGTTGCAGACCCACGCGCACTCCGCGTAGGTGTCGTTGTGCTGCATCGACTCCGAGTGGCCGTCGTGGGTCGAGATGAGGCGGTTGTAGTGGTGCTCGCGGCTCGGGTCCTCGTCGGCCGAGTGCACCGAGGTCATCACGTAGTCGGGCACGCCGTGGGCCCACATGCCGCGGCGGTTCTCGATCGCCTCGCGCTGCGCGCGGATGTACTCGGGGCGCGTCGGGCTGTCGTCGACCATGTAGGCCATCGCGAAGCCCTGCGAGATGTGGCTCATCGCGAGGTCGGGGCAGTCCATCAGGAGGCGCCCGTAGCCGTCGCGATTGCCGTCGGTCGTGCAGTGCCAGGTGCCGCGACGCCCGTTGGCCAGCGCCTGCTTCGCGATCACGAAGAGCTCGTAGGGGTGCCAGTCGCCCCACTGGTGCGCGGGGCCGAAGCTCTCGAGGGTGTTGAACCCGCCGAGGCGGCACTGCGAGCCCGAGAGCGGGCCGCCCTGCACGCGGAAGCTGTCGCCGTCGTTGAAGCGAACGGGGACGAGCTGGCCGTTGACGAACACGCGCGTCCACTCGTCGGCGATCGCGTGAGGTGGCGTGCCGGCCGAGCTCCCGAGCACGAGGGCGAGCACGAGCAGGACCGCGAGATTCAGGACGCTCTTCCGCACCGGATGGGCTCCGCGACACGGCTCGGGGCCGAAAAAAAGAAGCCGCCATCCAACGACGTCGGAGGGCGGCTGTCAACCTGACTTGGAGGTACCCGGTCACAGGGCCAGCGGCGGGGCGATCCGGTGACGTGTGGCCATCACTGCGCGAGCGGCGAGCGGCGTGTCGGTCGTTGGCGGTGGGGCAGACGTGCCACGCGCACGGCTGTTCCCGCTTCGCAGATCACCTCCGGGACGCAGGTGCGCGCCACAGCGCTTGCGAGTCGAGGGTCGCGGCGCGAGCGCGCGGATCACGACCTCAGTCGCGCCCGGGCTTCGTCGAGCGAGATGCGCGATGCCGTGAGGTGCAGCAGGAAGCGCGCGAGCACCGGGCGCAGCGCGGCCGCCGGTACGCCGAGCGCGTCGGCGGCGAGATAGACCGCCGCCTGGAGCGCTTCGATCGTGGGAGCTTCGTCGCTCGGCGGAGGCGGTTTCGACGCGTCGACCGGCGGGGCGGGCGGCGCGGGGAGGGTGACCCCGATCGCCTCGGCGACGGTGGCGGCGATCGCCGAGTCGCGCTCCGCGATCGCCGCGACGAGCGCCGTGCGCATCGGCCCCTGCGGCACGGTCTCGCCCGCCTCCCACCGCGCCACGGTGCGCGGAGCGAGGCCGAGGAGGGCGGCGAGCTCCTTCTGCCGGAGACCGATCGTCACCCGTGCGTCGCGAAGGGTCTCGTGGATCGAGCGACGGCGCGCCATGAGGCGACGGTACGACAGCAGGACGACATCTGTCATGCCCACGCCGCCTCCGAGCTCGCGGTCCTACGACACCGCGCATGGAGTGTCGTCCGCGCGACGACAGCGACCAGGGTCGAGCCCTCGGCTCGTCTCCTCCGCGATGACAGGGCGACCTAGTCGTGTCGCCCGCCGTCATCGCGCGAGGGACAGGGTCGCGGTGACGCCTCCAAGATGTCATCCCGACATGACATGGTGAACGCTCGACGCTTCGTGCTGTCGTCGGCGCGAGGACATCGCGAAGACGTGACCCTTCGTGCTGTCGTCCGCGCGACGACGCGGACAGGCTCGCAGGGCTCGCGGTGTCATCCGCGCGATGACAGCCGTCAGGTGCTGGTCGAGTCGAGCCCCGACGGACGCGCGCGCTTCGGAAGATAGCGAGCGGGCAAGAAGCCCATCAGCGCGATCGCGAGCAGCGCGACCCAGCCCGGCCATGCGCCGAGCAGCTCGTAGAGCGTGGTGCCGCCCTCGAGCATCGCGACCGAGCCCACCAGATTCGCGCGCACGAACGTGCCGCTCTGCTCGGTGATGCGCCCCGCGGCGTCGATGATCGCGCTCACGCCCGAGTTCGTCGCGCGGATGAGGTATCGGCGGTGCTCGACCGCGCGGAAGCGCGCGAGGTGCAGGTGCACCCAGGGCTCCTGGGTGTCGCCGAACCACGAGTCGTTCGTGATGTTCACGAGCAGGTGGGGATCACCCTGGGCCTCGGCGCGGCGCACGAACGCCGAGACGATGTCCTCGTAGCAGATGAGCACCGAGAGCCGGTACGTGTTGCCGTCGCGCGCGGTGAACGGGACCGCCGCGGGATCGTCGCCCGGCGTGAACCGGCCGCTCATCGGCGAGATCTCGTAGACGATCGGGAACCAGTCGCCGAAGGGGATGTACTCGCCGAACGCGAGCAGATACGTCTTGTCGTAGACGCCGACGATCTCGCCGCTCGCGTCGGTCACGAACGCGGTGTTGCGATCCTGCTCGGCGCCCTCGGCGGTCACGTGCTGGCGCAGCGCGCCGAACACGATCGGCACCCGCACCTGGTCGAGCCCGAGGCGCCGCGCCCAGCGCCAGTCGCGCACGTTCGTGAGCCCGTTGGGCAGGAAGTACGTCACCGCCGACTCGGGCCACACGACGAGATCGGGATCGTGCTCCGCGGCGATCTCCGCGGTCTGCTCGACGTGGCGGCGCACGCCCATCGCGGGGTTCTGCCACTTCTCGAAGAGCCCCATGTTCGTCTGCACGACGCCCACGGTGAGCTGCGGCGCGGCCGCGATGCGCGCATCGGTCTCGTGGAGGCGATACGCGCCGTACCCGCACGCGAAGAGCACCGACGCGAGCGCGATGCCGGGCCAGAGCTTCGGGATGCGGCGCTCGCGCGTCCACGTGCTGCCCGCGTCGTAGAGCGCGCCCGCGACGACCATCGCGAGCGCGGTGCACATCATCGGGCCGCCGAGATCGGCGATCTGCATCAGCAGCGGGACCGGGTGGAACGCGCTCCCGTAGTAGTGCTCGAAGAGCATCGGGAAGAGCGCCTCGGTCGCGAGGTACGCCGCGACGAGCGCCGGGGTCGCCGAGAACCCGCGGGCGCGGGCGCGCGCCCAGAGCGCGAGGATCGCGACGAACTGCAGGCCCTGGAACAGATAGAAGATCGACGCGAAGAGCAGGCAGACGACGACCGGGAACCCCGAGAAGTCCACCAGCGTGTTGGTCAGCCAGTAGAAGCCGCCGAGCTCCGCGACGTAGCCGAAGAAGAGCGCGCGCCAGAAGAACCACTTCCCCTGGGGGCGCTCGAAGCCGCCGCGCGTCTCGAGCGGATCGAAGACGAAGAGCGCGGGGATGATGCCGAAGAACGCGAGCGGCCAGATGCCGAACCCCGCGAACCCGAGGAACATCAGCACCGCGGAGATCACGAGCAGCGCCCAGGGGCGCGCGCGGATCACCAGCGGGGTCTTCGGGGCCGACTCACTTGCCGCGTGCGGCGAGCGCTTTGCGGACCTTGCCAACGAGCTCCTCGG is a window encoding:
- a CDS encoding SDR family oxidoreductase, which translates into the protein MRSAIVTGASRGIGRAIAKRLASDGYGIAVGYGGGADEARAVVKEIEAAGGRAIAIGADVASAPDVERLYRETTAAFGGVDVVVHSAGIMPLSPIAAGDVELFDRVVRVNLRGAFLVMSEAAKHVSTGGRIIALSTSVIAKSLPTYGAYIASKAGVEGLVHVLANELRGREISVNAVAPGPVGTDLFLRGKSDAQIDALRKMAPLERLGRPEDIADVVSFLAGPQGGWVNAQVVRANGGFA
- a CDS encoding SDR family NAD(P)-dependent oxidoreductase, yielding MSQNVVLITGASSGFGALAARALARAGHVVYASMRETTGRNAPQVEAARAYSAEHHVELRALELDVASQPSVDAAIAKIVAESGRIDVVIHNAGHMVFGPAEAFTPEQLAELYDVNVLGTQRVNRAALPVLRGQRRGLVLWVGSSSTRGGTPPYLAPYFAAKAAMDALAVSYAGELARWGIETTILVPGAFTKGTNHFAHAGAPADQARAAEYASGPDASLAEQIQRGLAASEPPDADVASVAEAIVQIVDAPAGARPFRVHVDPASDGAEVVNAVADRVRAEFLRRIGLGDLLESRA
- a CDS encoding thermonuclease family protein; protein product: MLRPCLAIALLLGLAGCLGEPEPVDDGTYDPEVGNLFEGSIQLSDQRVLELDASDLPATPAPCQPPQRVVITNIRDGDTFDAVRESDSVSIGVRLIGVDTPETEKRNEETGEITPADCYGNEAWAFTELLRGRYVWLTYDAECQDHFGRDLAYAWVGSGPGDMWNRQLVSRGFAETLTIEPNSSNAPVLAEDSAAAQAAGLGLWSACE
- a CDS encoding thermonuclease family protein, with the translated sequence MRKSVLNLAVLLVLALVLGSSAGTPPHAIADEWTRVFVNGQLVPVRFNDGDSFRVQGGPLSGSQCRLGGFNTLESFGPAHQWGDWHPYELFVIAKQALANGRRGTWHCTTDGNRDGYGRLLMDCPDLAMSHISQGFAMAYMVDDSPTRPEYIRAQREAIENRRGMWAHGVPDYVMTSVHSADEDPSREHHYNRLISTHDGHSESMQHNDTYAECAWVCNDEIRADESAVEAGARRVREDATLATLAADVPNYQLLEMVRRYARLGELPAYTPPALAEPLRARLASERASGQLGTTRTEQGSCMIAVPFGRWYGRERASCLRGHGTAPDGTRWSHASH
- a CDS encoding helix-turn-helix domain-containing protein — its product is MTDVVLLSYRRLMARRRSIHETLRDARVTIGLRQKELAALLGLAPRTVARWEAGETVPQGPMRTALVAAIAERDSAIAATVAEAIGVTLPAPPAPPVDASKPPPPSDEAPTIEALQAAVYLAADALGVPAAALRPVLARFLLHLTASRISLDEARARLRS
- the lnt gene encoding apolipoprotein N-acyltransferase, translated to MIRARPWALLVISAVLMFLGFAGFGIWPLAFFGIIPALFVFDPLETRGGFERPQGKWFFWRALFFGYVAELGGFYWLTNTLVDFSGFPVVVCLLFASIFYLFQGLQFVAILALWARARARGFSATPALVAAYLATEALFPMLFEHYYGSAFHPVPLLMQIADLGGPMMCTALAMVVAGALYDAGSTWTRERRIPKLWPGIALASVLFACGYGAYRLHETDARIAAAPQLTVGVVQTNMGLFEKWQNPAMGVRRHVEQTAEIAAEHDPDLVVWPESAVTYFLPNGLTNVRDWRWARRLGLDQVRVPIVFGALRQHVTAEGAEQDRNTAFVTDASGEIVGVYDKTYLLAFGEYIPFGDWFPIVYEISPMSGRFTPGDDPAAVPFTARDGNTYRLSVLICYEDIVSAFVRRAEAQGDPHLLVNITNDSWFGDTQEPWVHLHLARFRAVEHRRYLIRATNSGVSAIIDAAGRITEQSGTFVRANLVGSVAMLEGGTTLYELLGAWPGWVALLAIALMGFLPARYLPKRARPSGLDSTST